The following are encoded in a window of Telmatobacter sp. DSM 110680 genomic DNA:
- a CDS encoding MFS transporter, producing the protein MASQSVSQPQAAQSKSIANIIVGASTGTLIEWYDFYIFGSLTSVLAVKFYPPGNDTFALIAYLATFAMGFLVRPFGALFFGCVGDLVGRRIAFIATLGIMGTATASIGLLPTYQTAGWFSPIVLIVIRLMQGLAIGGEYGGAAVYVAEHVPDNRRGFYTSFLQMTAGLGLVLSLGVILTTEQFMSAASFQQWGWRLPFLISIALVGISLYIRFRMKESPIFSHMKASGTGCKTPIRDAFGKWVNLKQVLISLFGAAAGQSVVSYTGMFFALFYLQNIVRVNAHTSNVIVAIAIIAAQPLYPMVGALSDRIGRKKIMMAGMLLFVVCVFPVYKAMQQAAGNNVVTVSSTKDRVTGDIRLTPLMLDPSSGKLVPASEARHPNQAALIFLIWLQTVFSILTYAPIAAYLVEAFPARVRYTSVSLPYHIGNGVFGGLLPMIGVSLCASTGNIYAGLVYPAVLAALCFMVGMVFLKESHGTQIWKEVGFTALPAEVATGD; encoded by the coding sequence ATGGCATCGCAGAGTGTCTCGCAGCCGCAGGCGGCGCAATCGAAGTCGATTGCCAACATCATCGTTGGTGCATCGACCGGGACGCTGATCGAGTGGTACGACTTTTACATATTTGGCTCGCTCACTTCGGTCCTGGCGGTTAAGTTTTACCCTCCCGGGAACGATACTTTTGCGTTGATCGCCTACCTCGCGACGTTTGCCATGGGGTTCCTGGTTCGTCCGTTTGGCGCTCTATTCTTCGGTTGCGTCGGCGATCTGGTTGGTCGGCGGATCGCGTTCATTGCCACCCTTGGCATTATGGGGACAGCAACTGCGTCTATCGGTCTTCTCCCGACCTATCAGACGGCCGGATGGTTTTCGCCCATCGTGCTGATTGTCATTCGCCTTATGCAGGGCCTGGCAATCGGCGGAGAGTATGGGGGAGCCGCCGTCTATGTTGCTGAACATGTGCCTGACAACCGGCGCGGTTTCTACACCAGCTTTCTGCAGATGACTGCGGGGCTAGGACTGGTGCTTTCGCTCGGCGTCATTCTTACCACTGAGCAGTTCATGAGTGCCGCAAGCTTTCAGCAGTGGGGATGGCGTTTGCCGTTTCTGATTTCAATAGCGCTCGTGGGCATCTCACTCTACATTCGTTTCCGCATGAAAGAGTCGCCGATCTTCTCGCACATGAAGGCATCGGGGACCGGATGTAAAACGCCGATCAGGGACGCCTTCGGAAAATGGGTGAATCTCAAACAGGTGCTTATCTCACTGTTCGGCGCGGCTGCAGGACAGTCTGTTGTCTCTTACACGGGAATGTTTTTCGCGCTCTTCTACCTGCAGAACATCGTGCGCGTAAATGCCCACACCTCGAATGTCATTGTCGCCATCGCCATCATCGCCGCCCAACCGCTCTATCCCATGGTTGGAGCGCTTTCTGACCGCATCGGTCGCAAGAAGATCATGATGGCCGGAATGCTGTTGTTTGTTGTCTGTGTATTCCCTGTGTACAAAGCGATGCAGCAGGCTGCGGGCAACAACGTCGTGACGGTGAGCTCAACCAAGGACAGAGTGACCGGCGACATTCGCCTCACGCCATTGATGCTCGATCCCTCCAGCGGCAAACTCGTTCCAGCATCCGAGGCGCGCCATCCCAATCAGGCGGCGCTTATCTTTCTCATCTGGCTGCAGACGGTGTTTTCGATCCTGACGTATGCTCCCATTGCCGCGTATCTTGTAGAAGCTTTCCCGGCAAGAGTCCGCTACACTTCTGTCTCTTTGCCCTATCACATTGGCAATGGAGTCTTCGGTGGTTTGCTGCCGATGATCGGCGTGAGCCTGTGCGCCTCCACCGGCAACATCTACGCCGGCCTAGTCTACCCAGCCGTTCTTGCCGCACTCTGCTTCATGGTCGGCATGGTCTTCCTCAAGGAAAGCCACGGAACCCAGATATGGAAAGAAGTGGGCTTCACGGCTCTTCCCGCGGAGGTAGCAACGGGGGATTGA
- a CDS encoding ScyD/ScyE family protein, whose protein sequence is MRIPKLLLLAAATLAASLFPNSLNAQASSNVHVWVTGLNGPRGLHFGPDGKLYVAEAGTGGTNSTKGTCTQVIPPIGPYKGGSTGRISSINSAGTRTTVASGLPSSIDAVGDYMGVADLGFMDGNLYALVAGGGCSHGDSWPSGLYSVNTKTGAWKLVANLGQFIKTHMVKYPNAGDFEPDGSFYSMTQFNNRLYAVEPNHGQIISIGTDGSMSSVMDVSASQGHIVPTAITAHDGQLYLGNLNQFPIEPNYARILTLGYAECNQVAAPGLDDTGAQHSLHVLSSKAGFTTVVGTAFGPDGLLYVLELSAAAGYPTPGAGKVVRVKADGSIEDVATGLVVPTAMTFGPDEKLYVSNFGAAPPGLGQIVRIDIP, encoded by the coding sequence ATGAGAATCCCCAAACTGCTTCTACTGGCGGCAGCAACGCTGGCCGCCAGCCTATTCCCCAATTCACTCAACGCGCAAGCTTCTTCCAATGTCCATGTGTGGGTTACCGGACTCAATGGCCCGCGCGGTCTTCATTTCGGACCTGACGGAAAACTCTACGTTGCCGAGGCCGGGACCGGTGGCACCAATTCGACGAAGGGCACGTGCACGCAGGTGATCCCCCCTATTGGGCCGTACAAAGGGGGCAGTACGGGCCGCATCTCGAGTATCAACTCCGCCGGCACGCGAACAACCGTAGCATCCGGGCTACCCTCATCGATCGATGCCGTGGGCGACTACATGGGCGTTGCCGACCTGGGTTTCATGGATGGGAACCTTTATGCCTTGGTGGCGGGCGGCGGATGCTCTCATGGCGACTCTTGGCCTAGCGGACTTTACAGCGTCAACACCAAGACCGGGGCCTGGAAACTTGTTGCCAACCTTGGCCAGTTCATCAAGACGCACATGGTCAAGTATCCCAATGCAGGCGATTTCGAGCCGGACGGATCGTTCTACAGCATGACCCAGTTCAACAACCGGTTGTATGCAGTTGAACCGAATCACGGCCAGATCATCTCCATCGGCACGGATGGTTCGATGTCGAGCGTGATGGACGTCTCCGCGTCACAAGGCCACATCGTCCCCACCGCCATTACCGCTCACGATGGGCAGCTCTATCTTGGCAACCTTAATCAGTTCCCGATCGAACCCAACTACGCGCGCATCCTGACCCTCGGATATGCAGAGTGCAACCAGGTAGCTGCTCCCGGACTTGACGACACAGGCGCACAACATAGCCTGCATGTCCTCTCGTCGAAAGCCGGATTTACCACGGTGGTGGGCACCGCCTTTGGTCCTGACGGGCTCCTTTACGTGCTTGAGCTATCCGCTGCCGCTGGCTATCCCACGCCCGGCGCCGGCAAGGTTGTTCGCGTAAAAGCGGACGGGAGCATTGAAGATGTCGCTACTGGTCTTGTCGTTCCGACGGCGATGACCTTTGGCCCGGACGAAAAACTCTACGTGTCCAACTTCGGCGCCGCGCCTCCGGGACTTGGTCAGATCGTCCGCATCGATATCCCGTAG
- a CDS encoding tetratricopeptide repeat protein gives MKSTVTTSAQDIQAELERILESTPFANAHRSQRFLRYIVECSLKHQDEFLKEFAIAVDVFGRNVSYDPSINATVRVEAGRLRSRLREYYADEGRNDPIIIDVPKGGYRATFTGRGIDNDDVVPQVTSSADEEEAHVQQKPRWHKFLPLGLTAIILVGAVGGIGLWKRRVLPTNAAGNGQKVLAVLPFSNQTGAATNSYLTEGITETLIRQFSLIPQLRVISRAAADRVNKQNAASELGVGYLLTGSLERNADGRLVLNAELSDARNGAVLRSSQYIPDEADLRPIQAEIVQDAVMGLGIPLDTARAAGAQKPLTSSPAAFQSFLRGVAVARVRDNPENLREAIRDFEEAVRLDPSFAFAYSSMAEGHLAMGIFYEAPLDHMPLARKYAERALSLDPSMHQAHGILGLIDLLYDWNLPSAQTELEAADTRDHAIWQLGCTAHLLSINGRYRHAQEDLESMLEFDPHSGMLIAELGCVNYYAGHYDDSIRYYKQALSLDPHSVLGYWGMARSLARQGRYKDALDELQQFKKLNGFEPPIITAEIGFTEAASGNRHAAMETLRQLKEESQHAYVDPYLIAVIYLGLNDRENTYSWLDRAYDAHSPFLISIATDPKWSTSRSDARFKALWNRMTDAKGGSPAPTQALGAIRSSARPLPTDSIAL, from the coding sequence ATGAAGTCGACGGTGACGACATCGGCGCAAGATATCCAGGCCGAACTAGAACGCATACTCGAATCCACTCCGTTCGCCAATGCGCATCGGAGCCAGCGATTCCTGCGCTACATCGTCGAATGTTCGCTGAAACATCAGGATGAATTTCTCAAGGAATTCGCGATTGCAGTAGATGTTTTCGGGCGGAATGTTTCCTATGATCCATCGATCAATGCGACGGTTCGTGTAGAAGCAGGCAGGCTGCGTTCGCGGCTCCGCGAGTACTATGCCGATGAAGGCCGCAACGATCCGATAATCATCGACGTTCCCAAGGGAGGCTATCGCGCAACCTTTACAGGAAGAGGCATCGATAACGATGATGTTGTTCCGCAGGTAACTTCGTCAGCGGACGAAGAAGAAGCGCACGTACAACAGAAGCCGCGCTGGCACAAGTTCCTTCCGCTGGGGCTCACAGCGATCATTCTGGTCGGTGCCGTCGGCGGCATCGGATTGTGGAAGCGCCGAGTGCTTCCCACTAACGCCGCCGGAAACGGCCAGAAAGTGCTGGCGGTGCTTCCCTTTTCAAACCAAACCGGAGCCGCCACTAACAGCTATCTCACCGAAGGCATCACGGAAACCTTGATACGCCAGTTTTCCCTAATCCCACAACTGAGGGTCATTTCGCGCGCCGCGGCAGACCGTGTAAACAAACAAAACGCCGCCAGCGAACTTGGCGTCGGGTACCTGCTGACGGGATCGCTCGAGCGCAACGCCGATGGGCGGCTGGTGTTGAACGCGGAGTTGAGCGACGCGAGAAATGGCGCCGTCTTGCGCAGCAGCCAGTACATTCCGGATGAAGCGGACCTGCGACCCATACAGGCTGAGATCGTTCAGGATGCCGTAATGGGTCTGGGAATTCCCCTCGATACCGCTCGGGCAGCGGGAGCGCAGAAACCGCTCACTTCGAGCCCCGCGGCATTTCAGAGTTTTTTGCGTGGCGTGGCGGTTGCACGAGTGCGTGACAACCCGGAAAACCTGCGCGAAGCCATTCGCGATTTTGAAGAAGCCGTGCGGCTCGACCCCTCCTTCGCGTTTGCGTATTCGTCGATGGCGGAAGGCCATCTGGCGATGGGAATCTTCTACGAGGCGCCGCTCGACCACATGCCGCTCGCGCGCAAATATGCCGAACGCGCCCTTTCTCTTGATCCGTCGATGCACCAGGCCCACGGAATTCTGGGTCTTATCGATCTGCTCTACGATTGGAACCTGCCATCGGCACAAACCGAATTGGAAGCAGCCGACACCAGAGACCATGCGATCTGGCAACTCGGCTGCACCGCTCATCTGCTTTCCATCAACGGACGTTACCGCCACGCGCAAGAAGATCTGGAGAGCATGCTGGAGTTCGATCCTCATTCAGGAATGCTGATTGCTGAATTAGGTTGCGTAAATTACTACGCCGGCCATTATGACGATTCCATTCGCTATTACAAGCAGGCTCTAAGCCTCGATCCACATTCCGTGCTCGGCTACTGGGGGATGGCCCGTTCGCTGGCACGCCAAGGACGCTATAAGGATGCGCTCGATGAGCTTCAACAGTTCAAAAAGCTGAACGGCTTCGAACCACCCATCATCACCGCCGAAATAGGATTCACCGAAGCGGCCTCAGGAAATCGCCATGCCGCAATGGAGACGCTGAGGCAGTTGAAGGAAGAATCACAACATGCGTATGTGGATCCGTATCTGATCGCAGTAATCTACCTTGGCCTGAATGATCGTGAAAACACCTACTCCTGGCTCGATCGAGCCTACGACGCGCACTCGCCGTTCCTCATTTCGATCGCAACCGATCCAAAGTGGTCCACATCACGGAGCGATGCCCGCTTTAAGGCGCTTTGGAATCGCATGACCGACGCAAAAGGCGGATCGCCTGCACCAACGCAGGCGCTGGGCGCAATCCGATCATCAG